From a single Paraburkholderia sp. FT54 genomic region:
- a CDS encoding sigma 54-interacting transcriptional regulator has product MMNDWAGVPATYGDVLRRAMDSLFRTFENFSEGTFIVDADARVVWINKRYAARFGFSDPEQAIGRDCEAVIPNSLMREVVKTGKPILLDILETDREPLVVTRLPLKDDAGATVGAVGFALFDELKALTPLFSHYSRVQEELIATRQSLAQARRAKYTFGSFVGTSAASLEVKRQARRAAQLESPVLLLGETGTGKELLAHAIHGGSARANQPLVTVNVAAIPDTLLEVEFFGAAPGAYTGADRKGRVGKFELANGGTLFLDEIGDMPLPLQGKLLRVLQDKEFEPLGSNRIVRADVRIIAATSADLPALVAAGRFRADLFYRLNVLTIHAPPLRERTSDIEALAYAMLEDLSTQARGGSHFELQDDALRLLCLHGWPGNVRELRNTLERAVMLSDSERIDARALAPFIGSAHGGGHRPNVALPEALSPAHAAGAQTGAPEPASWSDAMAAFEKRFLSDALRANGGRVIDTANQIGMGRATLYKKIAAYGIDV; this is encoded by the coding sequence ATGATGAACGACTGGGCGGGTGTCCCTGCCACCTACGGCGACGTACTGCGCCGGGCGATGGATTCGCTCTTCCGCACATTCGAGAATTTCAGCGAAGGCACGTTTATCGTCGACGCCGACGCCCGCGTAGTCTGGATCAACAAGCGCTATGCGGCGCGCTTCGGTTTTTCGGACCCGGAGCAGGCTATCGGCCGCGATTGCGAAGCCGTGATCCCCAACAGCTTGATGCGCGAGGTCGTGAAAACCGGCAAACCGATTCTGCTCGATATTCTGGAAACGGACCGCGAACCGCTCGTCGTCACGCGTTTGCCGCTGAAGGACGACGCGGGTGCCACGGTAGGCGCCGTGGGCTTCGCGCTCTTCGATGAACTGAAGGCGCTGACGCCGCTCTTTTCCCACTACTCGCGCGTGCAGGAAGAGTTGATCGCGACGCGCCAGTCGCTCGCGCAGGCGCGGCGGGCCAAATATACGTTCGGCAGTTTCGTCGGCACGAGCGCGGCCAGTCTCGAAGTGAAGCGCCAGGCGCGGCGCGCAGCGCAGCTCGAATCGCCGGTGCTGCTGCTCGGCGAAACCGGTACCGGTAAGGAGTTGCTCGCGCATGCCATCCACGGCGGCTCGGCGCGGGCGAATCAGCCGCTCGTGACGGTCAACGTCGCGGCGATTCCCGACACCTTGCTCGAAGTCGAATTCTTCGGCGCCGCGCCAGGCGCCTACACCGGCGCGGACCGCAAGGGGCGTGTCGGCAAGTTCGAACTGGCGAACGGCGGCACGCTGTTTCTCGACGAAATCGGCGACATGCCGCTGCCTTTGCAGGGCAAGCTGCTGCGGGTGTTGCAGGACAAGGAGTTCGAACCGCTGGGCTCGAACCGGATCGTGCGCGCCGATGTCCGGATCATCGCGGCGACGTCGGCGGATTTGCCCGCGCTGGTCGCGGCGGGGCGCTTTCGCGCGGACCTGTTCTATCGGCTGAACGTGCTGACGATCCATGCGCCGCCGTTGCGCGAGCGAACCTCCGACATCGAGGCGCTGGCCTACGCCATGCTCGAGGATCTGTCGACGCAGGCACGCGGCGGCAGTCACTTCGAATTGCAGGACGACGCGCTGCGGCTGCTGTGTCTGCACGGCTGGCCGGGCAACGTGCGCGAGCTGCGTAACACGCTGGAGCGCGCCGTGATGCTCTCCGACAGCGAGCGGATCGATGCGCGGGCGCTGGCGCCGTTTATCGGCTCGGCGCACGGCGGCGGGCATCGTCCGAATGTAGCCTTACCGGAGGCGCTTTCCCCGGCGCACGCTGCAGGCGCGCAGACCGGCGCACCTGAACCGGCGTCCTGGAGTGATGCGATGGCGGCCTTCGAAAAGCGCTTCCTGAGCGACGCCTTGCGTGCCAACGGCGGCCGCGTGATCGACACGGCGAACCAGATCGGCATGGGCCGCGCGACGCTCTATAAAAAGATCGCGGCATACGGCATCGACGTGTGA
- a CDS encoding GntP family permease, translating into MSFVIVLAALAFLMFAAYRGYSVILFAPIAALGAVLLTDPAAVAPVFTGIFMEKMVGFVKLYFPVFLLGAVFGKVIELSGFSESIVAAAIRYIGRSRANAVIVAVCALLTYGGVSLFVVVFAVYPFAAELYRQSNIPKRLMPGAIALGAFSFTMDSLPGTPQIQNIIPTTFFKTTSWAAPALGVIGSLFIIVVGLTYLEWRRRSAMATGEGYGTELVNEPERVESKQLPHPLLAVAPLVLVGVANFLLTRWIPNWYGATYTVAPDILPGIHAPVTTTIKAVVAIWAVEGALLLGIVMVVVTAFNRVRERFAIGTKAAVGGALLASLNTASEYGFGGVIAALPGFLVVSDALKSIPNPLVNAAVSVSSLAGITGSASGGMSIALAAMSDTFIKGAEAAHIPMEVLHRVVAMASGGMDTLPHNGAVITLLAVTGLTHRQSYRDIFAVTVIKTMAVFFVIAVYYATGLV; encoded by the coding sequence ATGTCCTTTGTTATCGTCCTCGCCGCGCTGGCGTTTCTGATGTTTGCGGCCTATCGCGGCTACAGCGTCATTCTATTTGCGCCGATCGCGGCGCTCGGCGCCGTTCTGTTGACCGACCCGGCCGCCGTCGCACCGGTGTTCACCGGCATCTTCATGGAGAAGATGGTCGGTTTCGTGAAGCTCTACTTCCCGGTGTTCCTGTTGGGCGCCGTGTTCGGTAAGGTCATCGAACTGTCGGGCTTCTCGGAGTCGATCGTGGCCGCCGCGATCCGCTATATTGGCCGCTCGCGCGCCAATGCGGTGATCGTTGCGGTGTGCGCGCTGCTCACCTACGGCGGCGTCTCGCTGTTCGTGGTGGTGTTCGCGGTCTATCCGTTCGCCGCCGAGCTGTACCGCCAGAGCAATATTCCGAAGCGCCTGATGCCCGGCGCGATCGCGCTCGGCGCGTTTTCGTTCACCATGGATTCGCTGCCCGGCACGCCGCAGATCCAGAACATCATCCCGACCACCTTCTTCAAGACGACCTCGTGGGCCGCGCCCGCACTCGGCGTGATCGGTTCGCTGTTCATCATCGTGGTCGGCCTGACCTACCTGGAATGGCGCCGCCGCTCGGCGATGGCGACCGGCGAAGGTTACGGCACGGAACTCGTCAACGAGCCGGAGCGCGTGGAGTCGAAGCAACTGCCGCATCCGCTGCTGGCGGTTGCGCCGCTGGTTCTGGTCGGCGTCGCGAACTTCCTGCTGACCCGCTGGATTCCGAACTGGTACGGCGCGACGTACACCGTGGCGCCGGACATCCTGCCGGGCATCCACGCACCGGTCACGACCACGATCAAGGCCGTGGTCGCCATCTGGGCCGTGGAAGGCGCCCTGCTGCTCGGTATCGTCATGGTCGTCGTGACGGCGTTCAACCGTGTGCGCGAGCGCTTCGCGATCGGCACCAAGGCGGCGGTGGGGGGCGCGCTGCTGGCTTCGCTGAATACGGCGTCGGAATACGGTTTTGGCGGTGTGATCGCAGCGCTGCCGGGCTTTCTGGTGGTCAGCGACGCATTGAAGAGCATTCCCAATCCGCTCGTCAATGCAGCCGTGTCGGTGAGTTCGCTGGCCGGTATCACGGGTTCGGCGTCGGGCGGCATGAGCATTGCGCTCGCGGCCATGTCCGACACGTTCATCAAGGGCGCGGAAGCGGCGCATATTCCGATGGAAGTGCTGCACCGGGTTGTCGCCATGGCGAGCGGCGGTATGGACACGCTGCCGCACAACGGCGCGGTGATCACGCTGCTGGCGGTCACGGGCTTGACGCATCGCCAGTCGTATCGCGATATTTTCGCGGTGACTGTCATCAAGACGATGGCGGTTTTCTTTGTGATCGCGGTCTATTACGCGACTGGTTTGGTCTGA
- a CDS encoding RidA family protein — translation MSSAPSFWMIPSAPTPVGPFSHAAEADGWVFLTGQMPTSPTDDSAPLPEGVVAQTKRVMDNLVLVLQGLGLGLSNVVAVRIFLTEFKRDYAPMNEIYRAYFPADALPARTCIGVTALARDALVEIDFIVKRPG, via the coding sequence ATGAGTTCAGCACCTTCTTTCTGGATGATTCCCTCAGCACCCACGCCGGTCGGCCCGTTCTCGCATGCTGCCGAGGCCGACGGCTGGGTCTTCCTGACCGGCCAGATGCCGACCTCTCCCACCGACGACAGCGCGCCACTCCCCGAAGGGGTGGTCGCCCAAACCAAACGCGTGATGGACAATCTCGTGCTGGTTCTCCAGGGGCTGGGCCTCGGCCTGTCAAACGTGGTGGCCGTACGGATCTTCCTGACCGAGTTCAAGCGCGATTACGCGCCGATGAACGAGATCTACCGCGCCTATTTCCCCGCCGATGCGCTGCCCGCGCGAACCTGCATCGGCGTCACCGCGTTGGCGCGCGACGCGCTGGTCGAGATCGACTTCATTGTCAAACGGCCGGGCTGA
- a CDS encoding ATP-binding protein codes for MQKILDRTQESLAQAFATLAQSAKRQQRLYLATVGSLMLIVVIFALVLVAVAGLQQLDYHRTLVSQNAAQISLLVHQEESFLRRAELTLAHNDGQAGARSAPDTIQQAIVKNGVARFQIDDSDFDMAVGEATRNAWGPQLGQNLGRLYESARSTLVTQQAFELRQQAMLIGLNEDYAVILRTLAEPLAGQTGRADQAATPVPQPTIVNVLRETLERQFEAQTGKRVPSKGERVWLGPYRDPLQNRPVISAVSAYYDGDTPISLISMNIPVDALVSRIAPPDREGVNLLMRADGRIAVLSAPLDGSIARLLRQTVAATPTHAFHYGREGAFFYEPLGPGVGFLVGYIPWSALAVALGWQLAVIGCLTALFLLAIALMARYFGLRLLRNSFAETSRALQSETLNHILVSATPVGLCIVRQSDYSILTANALATELLDIEADGSRLPPHIVGEFVAQAPDQTSAAAFTGVAAFVAPAQPLKTPPAQSLSRSATEHRAGPQTALPSERDGDAPALFLQFIYAPARYASENVLFCAILDVTAQTMLEQQLRHAQQTSEALMRARTNFFAAMSHEIRTPLNALLGNLELFARTPGLEAHSQRLATLDLAAGALRRVVNDILDFSKIDAGEMLLVKEPFRLIDDFENIALSYASMHGDRSISYHALFSPTLDQILIGDRMRIGQIVNNLLSNAFKFTSIGRITLYADVTDDSAGRAILNCRVSDSGAGISQETLALLFKPFAQGEQGASRGNAGTGLGLAICARLCELMGGQISAESVPNVGSAFRVSIPLEKPPADPRVSAAVPEQRGTVLVLFMEAEGGELLDRWLQRAGWAAHLVFSSAAAQAWLRVNRPDVLVVSGEYDFEVIATLRALQPVGAVWITHDGPHRAEARGDGVLEVSEFSRTAILSAVELAHEGGSAAAAPVSASAATDSMGAHPTLRGLPVLVAEDNPLIQTLIAEQLVELGCVPTIAHDGKHALKLFEQTDFEVVLTDIHMPEMDGYALLAALRELHAAVRVLAFSAVSENESAHIWRERGFSGYVAKPASLSQLQAALLEVAPASAQAAAGTAAPAQPMAPVANAGSTLSADDKARYAAMLKEHLQKDLPRLLAIVEEEDVQALAGWAHSASGAFVVVQEPRFVEQCRRLQRLCNESERWTTEMDELAISLHEALCDHYGLDEASAH; via the coding sequence ATGCAGAAGATTCTCGACCGTACTCAGGAGTCGCTGGCGCAGGCCTTTGCCACGCTCGCCCAGAGCGCGAAGCGCCAACAGCGGCTTTATCTCGCGACCGTCGGCTCGCTGATGCTGATCGTGGTGATCTTTGCGCTCGTGCTGGTTGCCGTCGCGGGACTCCAGCAACTCGACTATCACCGTACCCTCGTATCGCAGAATGCCGCCCAGATCTCCCTGCTCGTGCATCAGGAGGAGTCGTTCCTGCGGCGCGCCGAGTTGACGCTCGCTCATAACGACGGCCAGGCCGGCGCACGGAGCGCGCCCGATACCATACAGCAAGCGATCGTGAAGAACGGTGTCGCGCGCTTCCAGATAGACGATTCAGATTTCGACATGGCGGTCGGCGAAGCCACGCGCAACGCGTGGGGCCCGCAACTGGGCCAAAACCTCGGACGCCTCTACGAATCGGCGCGATCGACGCTCGTGACTCAGCAGGCTTTTGAATTGCGGCAACAGGCGATGCTGATCGGATTGAACGAAGACTACGCGGTGATTCTGCGTACGCTGGCGGAACCGCTCGCGGGCCAGACCGGCAGGGCCGATCAGGCCGCTACGCCTGTGCCGCAACCGACGATCGTCAACGTGCTGCGCGAGACGCTCGAGCGCCAGTTCGAGGCGCAAACCGGCAAGCGCGTGCCGAGCAAAGGCGAGCGCGTCTGGCTGGGACCGTACCGTGATCCGCTGCAGAACCGTCCGGTGATTTCCGCGGTGAGTGCCTACTATGACGGCGACACGCCGATCTCCCTGATCAGCATGAACATTCCGGTGGACGCGCTCGTGTCGCGTATCGCGCCACCCGACCGCGAGGGCGTGAATCTGCTCATGAGGGCGGACGGCCGCATTGCCGTGTTGTCGGCGCCGCTCGACGGCTCGATCGCCCGGCTGCTGCGTCAGACGGTAGCAGCTACGCCAACCCACGCCTTTCATTACGGCCGCGAGGGCGCATTTTTTTACGAGCCATTGGGGCCAGGCGTCGGCTTCCTGGTCGGCTACATACCGTGGAGCGCGCTGGCCGTCGCACTCGGCTGGCAACTGGCGGTGATTGGCTGCCTGACGGCGCTCTTCCTGCTGGCTATCGCTCTGATGGCGCGCTATTTCGGCTTGCGACTCTTACGCAATTCGTTTGCGGAAACGTCACGCGCGCTGCAAAGCGAAACCCTCAACCACATTCTCGTCAGCGCGACACCCGTCGGGTTGTGCATTGTCCGGCAGAGCGACTATTCGATCCTGACGGCCAACGCGCTTGCGACTGAGTTGCTCGATATCGAGGCCGATGGTAGTCGGCTCCCGCCGCATATCGTGGGCGAGTTCGTGGCTCAGGCGCCGGATCAGACGTCGGCCGCGGCGTTCACGGGGGTGGCTGCGTTCGTCGCGCCCGCGCAGCCGCTGAAGACGCCGCCGGCTCAGTCTCTGTCTCGCTCGGCAACCGAGCACCGAGCAGGCCCGCAAACCGCGTTGCCATCAGAGAGGGACGGCGACGCGCCGGCCCTGTTTCTGCAATTCATCTATGCGCCCGCTCGTTACGCCAGTGAGAATGTGCTGTTCTGCGCGATACTCGACGTCACCGCGCAGACCATGCTTGAACAACAACTGCGGCACGCACAGCAGACATCGGAAGCGCTGATGCGTGCGCGTACGAATTTCTTCGCCGCAATGAGCCACGAAATTCGCACGCCTTTGAACGCGCTGCTCGGCAATCTCGAACTGTTCGCCCGTACGCCAGGTCTCGAGGCGCATTCGCAACGGCTCGCGACATTGGACCTTGCGGCAGGCGCGCTGCGCCGCGTGGTCAACGACATTCTCGATTTTTCGAAGATCGACGCAGGCGAGATGTTGCTGGTCAAGGAACCCTTTCGCCTGATCGACGATTTCGAAAACATCGCCCTTTCCTATGCATCGATGCACGGTGACCGCTCGATCAGTTACCACGCCCTCTTTTCTCCGACCCTCGACCAGATCTTGATCGGCGATCGCATGCGCATAGGGCAGATCGTCAACAACCTGCTGAGCAATGCATTCAAGTTCACCTCGATCGGCAGGATCACGTTATATGCCGACGTGACAGACGATTCAGCGGGCCGGGCGATACTGAACTGCCGAGTCTCGGATTCGGGCGCAGGCATTAGCCAGGAAACGCTGGCGCTGCTTTTCAAGCCGTTCGCGCAGGGCGAACAGGGGGCTTCGCGCGGCAACGCCGGCACGGGTCTCGGCCTCGCGATCTGTGCGCGCTTATGCGAGTTGATGGGCGGCCAGATTTCCGCGGAAAGTGTACCCAACGTCGGCAGTGCATTTCGCGTATCAATCCCTCTTGAGAAGCCCCCCGCCGATCCGCGCGTGTCAGCAGCGGTCCCCGAGCAGCGCGGGACGGTGCTCGTCTTATTCATGGAAGCGGAAGGCGGCGAGTTGCTGGACCGCTGGCTTCAGCGCGCGGGCTGGGCGGCCCACCTGGTGTTCTCGTCTGCCGCCGCGCAGGCGTGGTTGCGCGTGAACCGCCCGGATGTATTGGTCGTCTCCGGCGAATACGATTTCGAGGTGATTGCCACGTTGCGTGCGCTGCAACCGGTCGGCGCCGTGTGGATCACGCATGACGGCCCGCATCGTGCCGAGGCGCGCGGCGACGGTGTGCTCGAAGTGAGTGAATTCAGCCGGACTGCGATTCTGTCTGCCGTCGAACTGGCGCACGAGGGCGGGTCCGCGGCTGCGGCGCCGGTTTCCGCGAGCGCGGCAACGGATTCGATGGGAGCTCATCCCACGTTGCGTGGACTCCCGGTCCTGGTCGCGGAAGACAATCCCCTGATCCAGACTTTGATCGCCGAACAACTGGTCGAATTGGGGTGCGTGCCCACCATCGCCCACGACGGCAAGCACGCGCTGAAACTGTTCGAGCAAACAGATTTCGAGGTGGTGCTGACCGACATTCATATGCCCGAGATGGACGGTTACGCACTGCTGGCCGCGCTGCGCGAGTTGCATGCTGCCGTGCGGGTGTTGGCCTTTAGCGCCGTGTCCGAGAATGAGAGTGCGCACATCTGGCGCGAGCGTGGCTTTAGCGGCTATGTGGCCAAGCCAGCGTCGTTGAGCCAATTGCAAGCCGCGTTGCTGGAGGTGGCGCCGGCATCGGCGCAGGCGGCTGCCGGGACAGCCGCGCCAGCCCAACCCATGGCGCCCGTTGCCAATGCGGGCAGCACGCTCAGCGCGGACGACAAGGCACGCTACGCGGCGATGCTCAAGGAGCATTTGCAAAAAGATCTGCCGAGACTGCTTGCGATCGTCGAAGAGGAAGACGTGCAGGCATTGGCCGGCTGGGCGCATAGCGCGAGCGGCGCGTTCGTCGTGGTGCAGGAGCCGCGGTTCGTCGAGCAATGCCGGCGATTGCAACGGCTATGCAACGAAAGCGAACGCTGGACCACCGAGATGGACGAACTCGCGATTTCGCTGCACGAAGCCTTATGCGATCACTACGGACTCGACGAGGCGTCGGCGCATTGA
- a CDS encoding methyl-accepting chemotaxis protein, with translation MRNNQPVTGHEYEIPSSHMLVSATDLTGRIQYCNPAFITVSGFARDELIGQPHNLIRHPDMPREAFADMWATIRDGRPWTALVKNRRQNGDHYWVHANVTPVVEKGAVVGYLSVRVKPERAAVRAAEALYARMRGGESRGVRLRRGVVVRTGVLGRLQALMRLPVATRAAIGYAITPLALLLTGLAAWQGAPPVPFWMAFGVTTAVSIVSWQVLTRQLAAPIRDMSGFATRLAAGDLTADLQIVRHDDLGDVLQALNQLRANLAAIVYDVRAQITGMLDNAREISSGNVDLARRTELQAASLEETAATMEELTTTVQANADATVRALDLARDAQAAAAVGGKIAGQVEQTMAGITAASRRIADITGVIDGIAFQTNILALNAAVEAARAGEAGRSFAVVAGEVRMLAQRCAASSKEIKSVVEASATEVAAGTELVARTTSQMRVIDEAVGRVSSIIVDVANASSEQAEGIRQVNQAVSHLDGATQQNAALVEQAAATAQRLAEQADVLDEAVRLFTVADAAQAQRAAGKKRQAFSADAAQTAVLGIKRHRAPVIVRDVEQEDAALI, from the coding sequence ATGCGCAACAACCAGCCTGTCACCGGGCACGAGTACGAAATCCCTTCGTCACACATGCTTGTTTCCGCGACCGACCTGACCGGTCGCATCCAGTACTGCAATCCGGCCTTCATCACCGTCTCGGGCTTTGCGCGCGACGAACTGATTGGCCAGCCGCACAACCTGATCCGCCATCCGGACATGCCACGCGAAGCGTTCGCCGACATGTGGGCAACGATCCGCGACGGGCGCCCCTGGACAGCGCTCGTGAAAAATCGCCGCCAGAACGGCGATCACTACTGGGTCCATGCCAACGTCACGCCGGTGGTCGAGAAAGGCGCCGTGGTCGGCTACTTGAGCGTGCGCGTGAAACCGGAACGCGCCGCGGTGCGCGCCGCCGAAGCGCTGTACGCACGCATGCGCGGCGGCGAGTCGCGTGGCGTGCGGTTGCGCCGCGGCGTGGTGGTGCGCACCGGTGTGCTGGGGCGCTTGCAGGCGCTGATGCGCCTGCCCGTCGCGACACGCGCGGCGATCGGCTACGCGATCACGCCGCTCGCGCTGCTGCTGACCGGCCTCGCGGCATGGCAAGGCGCGCCGCCTGTGCCGTTCTGGATGGCGTTCGGCGTCACCACGGCAGTCAGTATCGTGTCGTGGCAGGTGCTGACGCGCCAACTCGCCGCTCCGATCCGCGACATGTCGGGATTCGCCACGCGTCTCGCCGCGGGCGACCTGACCGCCGATCTGCAGATCGTGCGCCACGACGACCTCGGCGACGTGCTGCAAGCACTGAATCAGTTGAGGGCGAATCTTGCGGCGATCGTCTACGACGTGCGCGCCCAGATCACCGGCATGCTCGACAATGCGCGCGAAATTTCCAGCGGCAATGTCGATCTCGCGAGACGCACGGAGTTGCAGGCAGCGTCGCTTGAAGAGACCGCCGCCACGATGGAAGAGCTGACCACCACGGTGCAAGCCAACGCCGACGCCACCGTGCGCGCACTCGATCTGGCGCGGGACGCTCAGGCGGCGGCCGCGGTCGGCGGCAAGATTGCGGGCCAGGTCGAGCAGACCATGGCGGGCATCACCGCGGCATCTCGGCGTATCGCCGACATTACCGGCGTGATCGACGGCATCGCGTTCCAGACCAATATCCTTGCGTTGAATGCCGCCGTCGAAGCGGCGCGCGCGGGCGAAGCGGGCCGCTCGTTCGCGGTCGTCGCGGGCGAAGTGCGCATGCTGGCGCAACGCTGCGCGGCGTCGTCGAAGGAAATCAAGTCGGTGGTCGAAGCGAGCGCAACCGAAGTCGCGGCGGGCACCGAACTGGTTGCCCGTACAACGTCGCAGATGCGCGTGATCGACGAGGCGGTGGGCCGCGTGTCGTCGATCATCGTCGACGTGGCGAATGCGAGCAGCGAACAGGCGGAAGGCATTCGCCAGGTCAATCAGGCGGTCTCGCATCTGGACGGCGCCACCCAGCAGAATGCGGCGCTCGTCGAGCAGGCGGCGGCAACCGCGCAGCGTCTGGCGGAACAGGCGGACGTGCTGGACGAAGCCGTGCGTCTGTTCACCGTCGCCGACGCAGCACAGGCGCAACGCGCCGCCGGCAAGAAGCGTCAGGCGTTCAGCGCCGATGCAGCGCAAACGGCGGTGCTTGGGATCAAACGACACCGTGCGCCAGTCATCGTCCGCGATGTCGAGCAGGAAGACGCTGCATTGATCTGA
- a CDS encoding DinB family protein → MTPSDSPRANPLSSHLTAMARNNAWSNLRLYRACLALTDEAFAERRVSYFPSLQLTLNHILLVDRYYFDALIGGGAGLTIFDNEMPYPRAADLWDAQARSDQQLLAFCESLTDDDLQREVQIDRGPSIGVQREQVGSVLPHVFVHQIHHRGQVHAMLSGTAAAPPQLDEFFLSADAPLRVAELSDLDTMRDARTTPRPVHFP, encoded by the coding sequence GTGACCCCTTCCGACTCGCCGCGTGCCAATCCGCTGTCTTCGCACCTCACCGCCATGGCGCGCAACAACGCATGGTCGAATCTGCGCCTCTACCGCGCCTGCCTCGCCTTGACCGACGAAGCGTTCGCCGAACGCAGAGTGAGTTACTTCCCGTCGTTGCAGCTCACGTTGAATCACATCCTTCTGGTGGACCGTTATTACTTCGACGCGCTGATCGGCGGCGGCGCAGGCCTCACCATTTTCGATAACGAAATGCCCTATCCGCGCGCAGCCGACCTGTGGGATGCACAAGCGCGGAGCGACCAGCAACTGCTCGCCTTCTGCGAATCGCTCACCGACGACGATCTGCAACGCGAGGTCCAGATCGACCGCGGTCCGTCGATCGGGGTACAACGCGAGCAGGTCGGCAGCGTATTGCCGCATGTTTTCGTCCATCAGATTCACCATCGCGGGCAAGTTCACGCGATGCTGAGCGGCACGGCGGCCGCCCCGCCGCAGCTCGACGAGTTTTTCCTTTCCGCCGACGCACCGCTGCGCGTTGCCGAACTCAGCGATCTGGACACGATGCGCGACGCGCGAACCACGCCGCGCCCGGTCCATTTTCCCTAA